From a region of the Drosophila virilis strain 15010-1051.87 chromosome 3, Dvir_AGI_RSII-ME, whole genome shotgun sequence genome:
- the LOC6622206 gene encoding larval serum protein 1 beta chain, giving the protein MTKGGATRLLLFLLLLLLLHLQSLCDQLANQYYLNKQRFMLEILHHVQEPLLHEQWIALGQRIVSDKSQYVHYNDHMRQFYQLLSTGRLLPRDVYYNPQQPEHYRETLGLFHFFYNTREWSTLRQNICWARLHVNPALFLHALMQTMLKREDYQPLIMPKIYELLPAPYHSERVVREASKFNYINWIRQELMGSGNESHVQLVLPKRLLPTNMTADLRGSTSKWSDAMSEVQVLSLKATNVAEEKLGHLIEDHGWLAYWYYINMGVDLQQQQPETARIRDWWYWRLGQILARYKLERYGQRMEYKRLSMSKEQGKSHWLTWQGQRYQPEGEATRQHLTDLLHQLELGVEQAIATQSYRLSNGTVVDLRKYQNWLLGLEELFPYDLSQLQLPFAGEPQQLLELHTMLRQPNFYSYADRLIRAYRSFRTEFQPSYHQSVRPMGMSIQEVSVDPLITFDEPVDVDLSNVLHARNFYYEKHFIWPHSLQARRHRLQQLPFAITFHLESNRTQSVILRTYLTTFGGAINEEPFYQLDSFLTILYMGNNTIRRESRDFLGMIGDHISYTELFHYVSLAEQEQYDFPLNITTPSCGFPRRLILPRGGTAKPLSMRLLTLATPYTYKARQGQEMYCDFGDGISSWDELPHGYPFERFVEPQELIGSHTFWQEVELQHKGYNEVEN; this is encoded by the exons ATGACAAAGGGAGGCGCGACAAG attgttgttgtttttgttgttgttgttgctgttgcatttgcaatCATTGTGCGATCAGTT AGCCAATCAATATTATCTGAACAAGCAGCGTTTCATGCTGGAGATTCTGCATCATGTGCAGGAGCCTCTGCTACACGAACAGTGGATTGCATTGGGTCAGCGAATAGTCAGCGATAAAAGTCAATATGTG CACTATAACGATCATATGCGGCAGTTCTATCAGCTGCTTAGCACGGGACGTCTATTGCCCAGGGACGTCTACTACAATCCGCAGCAGCCGGAGCATTATCGGGAAACCTTGGGTCTCTTTCACTTCTTCTACAACACGCGGGAATGGAGCACGCTTAGGCAGAACATATGCTGGGCTCGGCTGCATGTGAATCCGGCTCTATTTCTGCACGCTCTGATGCAAACGATGCTCAAGCGAGAGGATTACCAGCCTCTGATAATGCCCAAGATCTATGAACTGCTGCCGGCGCCGTATCACAGTGAGCGGGTAGTGCGCGAAGCGAGCAAGTTTAACTATATCAACTGGATCAGGCAAGAGCTGATGGGCAGTGGAAACGAGAGTCACGTACAGCTGGTGCTGCCCAAGAGGCTGTTGCCGACAAACATGACAGCAGATCTGCGCGGTAGTACGAGCAAGTGGTCCGATGCAATGTCTGAGGTGCAGGTTTTAAGTTTGAAGGCAACAAACGTAGCTGAAGAAAAACTTGGCCACCTAATCGAAGACCACGGCTGGTTGGCATATTGGTACTACATCAACATGGGCGTGGacctacagcagcaacagccggaAACTGCGCGAATTCGGGATTGGTGGTATTGGCGTCTGGGTCAGATACTGGCACGCTACAAGCTGGAACGCTACGGACAGCGAATGGAATACAAACGCTTGTCAATGAGCAAGGAGCAAGGGAAAAGTCACTGGCTGACTTGGCAGGGCCAACGCTATCAGCCAGAGGGTGAGGCTACGCGGCAGCATCTCACAGATTTGCTGCACCAACTGGAGCTGGGCGTGGAGCAAGCGATTGCCACACAAAGCTATCGTCTGTCAAACGGCACAGTTGTCGATTTGCGCAAGTATCAGAACTGGCTTCTGGGTCTAGAGGAGCTCTTTCCATACGATTTGAGTCAACTGCAGCTGCCATTCGCTGGAGAGCCACAACAGCTTTTGGAACTGCACACAATGTTGCGGCAACCCAACTTTTACTCATATGCCGATCGATTAATCCGTGCCTATCGATCCTTTCGCACCGAGTTTCAACCGAGCTACCATCAGTCCGTGAGACCTATGGGTATGAGCATTCAGGAGGTTTCAGTTGATCCGCTGATCACCTTTGACGAGCCCGTTGATGTGGATCTGAGCAACGTGCTGCACGCAAGAAACTTTTACTATGAGAAACATTTCATATGGCCACACAGTCTGCAAGCTCGCAGACATCGATTGCAGCAACTCCCATTTGCGATCACTTTCCACTTGGAAAGCAACAGGACGCAGTCGGTCATTCTGCGAACGTATCTTACCACATTCGGGGGAGCTATCAATGAGGAGCCCTTTTACCAGTTGGATTCGTTTCTAACTATACTTTATATGGGCAATAATACAATACGGCGAGAGTCTAGAGACTTTTTAGGCATGATCGGCGATCACATTAGCTATACAGAGCTCTTTCATTACGTGAGCTTGGCAGAACAGGAACAATATGACTTTCCTCTGAACATAACCACACCAAGTTGCGGCTTTCCCAGACGTCTGATCTTGCCCCGAGGCGGCACGGCAAAACCACTCTCCATGCGACTCCTGACACTGGCCACGCCATATACCTATAAGGCGAGGCAGGGCCAAGAGATGTACTGTGACTTTGGCGACGGCATCAGCAGCTGGGATGAGTTGCCGCACGGTTATCCCTTCGAGAGGTTTGTCGAGCCACAGGAGCTCATCGGATCGCACACCTTTTGGCAAGAAGTCGAGTTGCAACACAAGGGTTACAACGAAGTTGAGAACTGA